From a single Streptomyces misionensis genomic region:
- a CDS encoding VOC family protein, whose product MSAIKKFQVTFDCAEPERLARFWCEVLGYVVPPPPEGFATWDDYKRSQPPEERDSWFACMDPSGVGPRLYFQRVPEGKVVKNRVHLDVRVGTGLVGEERLAALEAECARLIPLGAVHVQTLYDGTDSCIPMLDIEGNEFCID is encoded by the coding sequence ATGTCAGCGATCAAGAAGTTCCAGGTCACCTTCGACTGCGCGGAACCCGAGCGTCTCGCACGCTTCTGGTGCGAGGTGCTGGGGTATGTCGTACCGCCGCCACCGGAGGGGTTCGCGACGTGGGACGACTACAAGCGCTCGCAGCCGCCTGAGGAGCGGGATTCCTGGTTCGCCTGCATGGATCCCTCGGGTGTGGGCCCGCGACTGTACTTCCAGCGCGTCCCCGAAGGGAAGGTCGTCAAGAACCGGGTGCACCTCGATGTGCGGGTCGGCACCGGACTCGTGGGTGAGGAGCGCCTCGCCGCGCTCGAGGCCGAGTGCGCACGACTGATCCCGCTCGGGGCCGTCCACGTGCAAACGCTGTACGACGGCACCGATTCGTGCATCCCGATGCTGGACATCGAGGGCAACGAATTCTGTATCGACTGA
- a CDS encoding DUF1963 domain-containing protein, which produces MTDTETVDETPAARAARFRAEAAARGITAAEVEARIRVARPAIYLAEDGPGPLVALTGGNPPLPEGAPDPKAAFVAAVDCAALPPGVTDLPLPTEGRLLFFADPDPGCGAVVDDAVRYVPAGTPSAERPAGPDDGPGTYRPARLDFCFHQWSWPPHEEDDDEESERIAELESAWSHVVGWRPRWRFQLGGEPNLFNWDPVEVARDEAPLPAADGDEWTLLATWRGDDDCEELEAALFHWVIRRSDLAALRFDRVFVYVDAF; this is translated from the coding sequence ATGACCGACACGGAAACCGTTGACGAGACCCCGGCGGCCAGGGCCGCCCGCTTCCGCGCGGAGGCCGCCGCACGGGGCATTACGGCCGCCGAGGTGGAGGCCCGTATACGCGTCGCCCGCCCGGCGATCTACCTCGCTGAGGACGGCCCCGGCCCGCTGGTGGCGCTGACCGGCGGGAACCCGCCGCTGCCGGAGGGCGCGCCCGACCCGAAGGCGGCGTTCGTCGCGGCCGTCGACTGCGCGGCCCTGCCGCCCGGGGTGACGGATCTGCCGCTGCCCACCGAGGGCCGGCTGCTGTTCTTCGCCGACCCCGACCCGGGCTGCGGAGCCGTGGTCGACGACGCCGTGCGGTACGTCCCGGCCGGGACGCCGTCGGCGGAGCGCCCGGCCGGCCCGGACGACGGTCCGGGCACCTACCGCCCGGCGCGGCTGGACTTCTGCTTCCACCAGTGGTCGTGGCCGCCGCACGAGGAGGACGACGACGAGGAGTCGGAGCGGATCGCCGAGCTGGAGTCCGCCTGGTCGCACGTGGTCGGCTGGCGCCCGCGCTGGCGTTTCCAACTCGGCGGGGAGCCCAACCTCTTCAACTGGGACCCGGTCGAGGTGGCCCGGGACGAAGCGCCGTTGCCCGCCGCGGACGGCGACGAGTGGACGCTGCTGGCCACCTGGCGCGGTGACGACGACTGCGAGGAGCTGGAGGCGGCCCTCTTCCACTGGGTGATCCGCCGCTCCGACCTGGCCGCCCTCCGCTTCGACCGGGTGTTCGTGTACGTCGACGCCTTCTGA
- a CDS encoding AfsR/SARP family transcriptional regulator yields MRVEFGILGPVAAWEPDGTRVRLGAPRHREVLGRLLIARGRVVPVGRLVADLWEDEPPAGAVGAVRTFVAALRRALEPGRPARQPSRLLVTEGPGYVLRAGRDAVDAWRFEDCAARAAKASPHAAVALWDEALAHWRGPALADFPTAAWAAAEQARLEALRLDAVERRADALLATGAARDAVADLRAHVAAHPGREDGWVLLATALARCGMRGEALTVLRDARRELGGAYGPGAGAALARAESRILAADGAAAEPAGTAGSVWDRTAAAWERSVPAGSRARLHATAGLLRDLAVTGADGLKEARAHRRDLVAAAETSGDGELAARIIGSYDVPAVWTRADDPEDAGALARSAARAAARLGPEGPPALRARLLSVVAVESRGDAAADAPPPRAVDPRATEPWRLRAERAAEEAVRLARRLQDPALLAFALNGAFMQSFATCGSAARRDALGAELIRLAVDHQLPGHEVLGRLVRLQALAGLGDLAAADAQAEEIDRLAHRNERPLAGVFTSWYQALRVCETDGWRAARPRYERVLAETADCGMPGLTRGLAVLVALVPVMRGDGLPEPAEFADLDAGPYRPWLAPLLLAASGAADQARQALTTVPRPPHDLLQEALWCVLARAAASVGHLPVLRRARAELACARDEFAGAGSGLVSFGPVARQLRAADTVLGDAGPSDTESAGGTA; encoded by the coding sequence GTGCGCGTGGAGTTCGGAATTCTGGGGCCGGTAGCCGCCTGGGAACCGGACGGCACACGGGTGCGCCTCGGCGCGCCCCGCCACCGGGAAGTACTGGGCCGCCTTCTGATCGCCCGGGGCCGGGTGGTCCCGGTCGGCAGGCTCGTGGCCGACCTGTGGGAGGACGAGCCTCCGGCAGGCGCGGTCGGCGCGGTCCGCACCTTCGTGGCGGCGCTGCGCCGCGCCCTGGAACCCGGGCGTCCCGCCCGGCAGCCATCCCGGCTGCTGGTCACCGAGGGGCCGGGCTACGTCCTGCGGGCCGGGCGCGACGCGGTGGACGCCTGGCGTTTCGAGGACTGCGCCGCTCGGGCCGCTAAGGCGTCGCCGCACGCGGCGGTCGCCTTGTGGGACGAGGCGCTCGCCCACTGGCGCGGCCCTGCCCTGGCCGACTTCCCCACCGCCGCGTGGGCCGCTGCCGAGCAGGCCCGGCTGGAGGCGCTGCGCCTGGACGCGGTCGAACGGCGCGCCGACGCCCTGCTTGCCACCGGCGCGGCCCGGGACGCGGTGGCCGACCTGCGCGCCCACGTCGCCGCGCATCCGGGCCGGGAGGACGGCTGGGTGCTGCTGGCCACGGCGCTGGCGCGGTGCGGGATGCGCGGCGAGGCCCTGACCGTCCTGCGCGACGCCCGTCGGGAACTCGGCGGCGCGTACGGGCCCGGTGCCGGAGCCGCCCTCGCGCGCGCCGAGTCCCGCATCCTCGCCGCCGACGGTGCCGCGGCCGAACCGGCCGGGACGGCGGGCAGCGTCTGGGACCGTACCGCCGCCGCGTGGGAGCGCTCGGTCCCGGCGGGCTCCCGGGCGCGGCTGCACGCCACCGCCGGCCTGCTGCGCGACCTCGCGGTGACCGGCGCCGACGGTCTGAAGGAGGCACGCGCGCACCGCCGGGACCTGGTCGCGGCGGCCGAGACGAGCGGTGACGGCGAACTGGCCGCCAGGATCATCGGCTCCTACGACGTGCCTGCCGTGTGGACCCGCGCCGACGACCCCGAGGACGCCGGTGCGCTCGCCCGCTCCGCTGCCCGCGCCGCCGCCCGGCTGGGCCCGGAGGGACCGCCCGCGCTGCGGGCCCGGCTGCTGTCGGTCGTGGCCGTCGAGTCGCGCGGTGACGCGGCGGCCGACGCGCCGCCGCCCCGGGCGGTGGATCCGCGCGCCACCGAGCCGTGGCGGTTGCGCGCCGAACGGGCCGCTGAGGAGGCGGTCCGCCTCGCGCGCCGCCTCCAGGACCCCGCGCTGCTCGCGTTCGCCCTCAACGGCGCCTTCATGCAGTCGTTCGCCACCTGCGGATCGGCCGCCCGCCGCGATGCCCTCGGCGCCGAGCTGATCCGGCTCGCCGTCGACCACCAGCTGCCCGGCCACGAGGTTCTGGGCCGCCTCGTCCGCCTCCAGGCCCTCGCCGGACTGGGCGACCTCGCGGCGGCGGACGCGCAGGCCGAGGAGATCGACCGTCTGGCGCACCGCAACGAGCGGCCGCTCGCCGGGGTGTTCACGTCCTGGTACCAGGCCCTGCGCGTGTGCGAGACCGATGGCTGGCGGGCCGCGCGCCCCCGGTACGAGCGGGTCCTCGCCGAGACCGCCGACTGCGGCATGCCGGGCCTGACCCGGGGCCTGGCCGTCCTCGTCGCACTGGTCCCGGTCATGCGGGGCGACGGCCTGCCGGAGCCCGCGGAGTTCGCGGACCTCGACGCCGGCCCCTACCGGCCCTGGCTCGCCCCTCTGCTGCTGGCCGCCTCCGGCGCCGCCGACCAGGCCCGCCAAGCCCTCACAACGGTTCCCCGGCCGCCGCACGACCTTCTCCAGGAGGCCCTGTGGTGTGTCCTCGCGCGCGCGGCGGCGTCCGTGGGCCACCTGCCGGTCCTGCGCCGCGCCCGCGCCGAACTCGCCTGCGCACGCGACGAGTTCGCGGGAGCCGGCAGCGGACTGGTGTCCTTCGGCCCGGTGGCCCGCCAGCTGCGCGCCGCCGACACGGTCCTCGGCGACGCCGGTCCGTCCGACACGGAGAGTGCAGGCGGAACCGCGTAG
- a CDS encoding alpha/beta hydrolase, which translates to MSTLPRTAGVAVTHPKIPGFTEHRVAVDDGVTLHAAVGGAGSPVVLLHGFPQTHLMWRHVAADLAADHTVICPDLRGYGASDKPAESGPDVYSKRTMARDVVRLAEALGHDRFTLAGHDRGALVAFRAAMDHPDTVSRALFLDILPTLDMWNALHGVSGAVGFHLYLMAQPPGLPEQMIEAAARPFFAHFLDAWTGSPDAIPAEIREHYLAASAAAVPSIVADYRASAGVDVDHDTTDKEAGNRLAMPVTVLQQDWGAALGYHAQGLWSAWSEDLRHRTVSCGHFMAEEDPGMIAEEIRALVRR; encoded by the coding sequence ATGTCCACTCTGCCACGAACCGCAGGAGTCGCTGTGACCCACCCGAAGATCCCCGGATTCACCGAGCACCGCGTCGCGGTCGACGACGGCGTGACGCTCCACGCCGCCGTCGGCGGCGCCGGAAGCCCGGTCGTGCTGCTGCACGGATTCCCACAGACCCACCTGATGTGGCGGCACGTCGCCGCCGACCTCGCCGCCGACCACACCGTCATCTGTCCCGACCTGCGCGGCTACGGCGCGAGCGACAAGCCGGCCGAGAGCGGCCCCGACGTCTACTCCAAGCGCACCATGGCCCGCGACGTCGTACGCCTCGCCGAGGCGCTGGGACACGACCGCTTCACCCTGGCCGGCCACGACCGCGGCGCCCTGGTCGCGTTCCGCGCCGCGATGGACCACCCGGACACGGTGTCCCGCGCGCTGTTCCTCGACATCCTGCCGACCCTCGACATGTGGAACGCCCTGCACGGCGTGTCCGGCGCGGTCGGCTTCCACCTCTACCTGATGGCGCAGCCCCCCGGCCTGCCGGAGCAGATGATCGAGGCGGCCGCCCGGCCCTTCTTCGCCCACTTCCTCGACGCCTGGACCGGCTCCCCGGACGCGATCCCCGCCGAGATCCGCGAGCACTACCTCGCCGCGTCCGCGGCGGCCGTACCGTCCATCGTCGCCGACTACCGGGCCTCCGCCGGCGTCGACGTGGACCACGACACCACCGACAAGGAGGCGGGCAACCGGCTGGCCATGCCCGTCACCGTCCTCCAGCAGGACTGGGGCGCGGCCCTCGGCTACCACGCCCAGGGCCTGTGGAGCGCCTGGTCCGAAGACCTGCGCCACCGCACGGTCTCCTGCGGTCACTTCATGGCGGAGGAGGATCCCGGGATGATCGCCGAGGAGATCAGGGCGCTCGTCCGCCGCTGA
- a CDS encoding dicarboxylate/amino acid:cation symporter has product MSSNTADPKPTKSGFRIPLPFWAQVLLGLAVGLVLGYVARTYDVSWLATTLDKVGGIFVQLLKLAVAPLVFFAIMVSITNLRKVNNAARLAGRTLLWFMITSLIAVVIGLVIGLVSNPGSGSSLTPADGAKPDHAGSWLDFLTGILPTDVVTPFVQLNVLQIVFMAVVAGIAILKIGPKAQPILTLSESVLELLQKALWWVILLAPIGSAGLIGRAIVQYGWDLLGNYATFTADIYIGCALVLFGVYPLLLTFAGKLNPVQFFKGAWPAIQLGFVSRSSVGTMPVTQQSAIHLGVPKEYASFAVPFGATTKMDGCAAIYPAISAIFVAQIFDVQLGIKEYLLIAFVSVIGSAATAGLTGATVMLTLTLSTLGLPMEGVGLLLAIDPILDMMRTATNVAGQALIPVIVSARENILDRTKYDKASASPVDEAESVHAEPQPAASVAA; this is encoded by the coding sequence GTGTCCTCGAACACCGCTGATCCAAAGCCCACGAAGTCCGGCTTCCGGATACCCCTGCCCTTCTGGGCCCAGGTCCTGCTCGGCCTCGCCGTCGGCCTGGTGCTCGGCTACGTCGCCCGCACCTACGACGTGTCCTGGCTCGCCACCACCCTCGACAAGGTCGGCGGCATCTTCGTGCAGCTGCTGAAGCTGGCCGTGGCGCCCCTGGTCTTCTTCGCGATCATGGTGTCCATCACCAACCTGCGGAAGGTCAACAACGCGGCCCGCCTGGCCGGCCGCACCCTGCTCTGGTTCATGATCACTTCGCTGATCGCGGTCGTCATCGGCCTCGTCATCGGCCTGGTCTCCAACCCGGGCTCCGGCTCCTCCCTCACCCCGGCCGACGGCGCCAAGCCCGACCACGCCGGCAGCTGGCTGGACTTCCTCACGGGCATCCTCCCGACCGACGTCGTGACGCCGTTCGTCCAGCTCAACGTCCTCCAGATCGTCTTCATGGCGGTCGTCGCCGGCATCGCCATCCTCAAGATCGGTCCGAAGGCCCAGCCGATCCTCACCCTCTCCGAGTCCGTCCTGGAGCTGCTCCAGAAGGCCCTGTGGTGGGTGATCCTGCTGGCCCCGATCGGTTCCGCCGGGCTCATCGGCCGCGCGATCGTGCAGTACGGCTGGGATCTGCTCGGCAACTACGCGACCTTCACCGCCGACATCTACATCGGCTGCGCCCTGGTCCTCTTCGGCGTCTACCCGCTGCTGCTCACCTTCGCCGGCAAGCTCAACCCGGTGCAGTTCTTCAAGGGCGCCTGGCCCGCCATCCAGCTCGGCTTCGTCTCCCGCTCCTCGGTCGGCACCATGCCGGTCACCCAGCAGTCGGCGATCCATCTCGGCGTCCCGAAGGAGTACGCCTCCTTCGCCGTGCCGTTCGGCGCGACGACGAAGATGGACGGCTGCGCGGCGATCTACCCGGCCATCTCCGCGATCTTCGTGGCCCAGATCTTCGACGTCCAGCTCGGGATCAAGGAGTACCTGCTGATCGCCTTCGTCTCGGTGATCGGCTCGGCGGCGACCGCCGGTCTGACGGGCGCGACGGTCATGCTGACGCTGACCCTGTCCACCCTGGGTCTGCCGATGGAGGGCGTCGGCCTGCTGCTCGCGATCGACCCGATCCTGGACATGATGCGCACCGCGACCAACGTCGCGGGCCAGGCCCTCATCCCGGTCATCGTCTCCGCGCGGGAGAACATCCTCGACCGTACGAAGTACGACAAGGCGTCGGCGTCCCCGGTCGACGAGGCCGAGAGTGTCCACGCCGAGCCCCAGCCCGCCGCTTCGGTGGCCGCCTGA
- a CDS encoding GNAT family N-acetyltransferase encodes MNTDTTSAATVRPPAVAEPPPVRMATPADAEGIVRLRSSYVLSQPLSEEWIRRCTVRLAPRLAPAGDARCFVVDAADGSLAACALGLIHPVLPAPECPRGLAARVHVVATRPDLRRRGYARAAVGALLDRLQAEHVTLFELHASAEAAPLYRRLGFSSSSALMRMTLLDEPAAPGVPEHGDDLRGTGPGWMPPEQYAETVPKATCFACLYFTDEDDRPLQLRSVYSPAHPWQLVGGTMDPGERPWQTAVRECAEETGLTVTGPPRLLATVYGLPGDEWPYSTIGCVFDGGRLSPAQIDGIVLNPEEHDEVRVLPLPAWQALMPPRDFARLSTVAQARHTGRAAYFDTWDWETTK; translated from the coding sequence ATGAACACCGACACCACCTCTGCTGCCACGGTCCGGCCACCGGCCGTCGCCGAGCCGCCTCCCGTCCGCATGGCCACGCCTGCCGACGCCGAGGGCATCGTCCGCCTGCGCTCCTCGTATGTCCTGTCCCAGCCGCTGAGCGAGGAGTGGATCCGGCGGTGCACCGTCCGGCTGGCTCCCCGGCTGGCACCGGCCGGGGACGCTCGCTGCTTCGTCGTCGACGCCGCGGACGGCTCGTTGGCCGCGTGCGCCCTGGGCCTGATCCACCCCGTGCTCCCGGCCCCGGAATGTCCCCGGGGGCTGGCCGCCCGTGTGCACGTGGTGGCCACCCGCCCGGATCTGCGCCGCCGCGGCTACGCCCGAGCCGCCGTCGGCGCACTGCTCGATCGGCTCCAGGCCGAACACGTCACCCTTTTCGAGCTGCACGCCAGTGCGGAGGCGGCTCCCCTGTACCGTCGGCTGGGCTTCTCGTCCAGCTCCGCGTTGATGCGGATGACCCTGCTCGATGAGCCGGCCGCCCCGGGCGTACCGGAGCACGGGGACGACCTGCGCGGGACCGGTCCGGGCTGGATGCCGCCCGAGCAGTACGCCGAGACGGTTCCGAAGGCCACGTGCTTCGCGTGCCTGTACTTCACCGACGAGGACGACCGGCCGCTGCAGTTGCGCTCCGTCTACTCGCCCGCGCACCCGTGGCAGTTGGTGGGCGGCACGATGGATCCCGGTGAGCGTCCGTGGCAGACGGCCGTACGGGAGTGCGCGGAGGAGACCGGCCTGACGGTGACCGGGCCGCCCCGGCTGCTGGCGACGGTGTACGGGCTGCCCGGCGACGAGTGGCCCTACAGCACGATCGGCTGCGTTTTCGACGGCGGCCGGCTGTCCCCGGCGCAGATCGACGGCATCGTCCTGAACCCGGAGGAGCACGACGAGGTGCGGGTCCTCCCGCTGCCCGCGTGGCAGGCCCTGATGCCCCCGCGCGACTTCGCCCGCCTGAGCACCGTGGCCCAGGCCCGCCATACCGGCCGGGCCGCCTACTTCGACACCTGGGACTGGGAGACGACGAAGTGA
- a CDS encoding methyltransferase domain-containing protein: MNASRLTSLDTPHPPMPVGLLAAATAARASMVERLVADGVLTDPRLREALLRVRREVLLPHAYVRVSGPGADPVGWRLLDGSHPGDRAEWLDLVHSGESVLLQRDGEALTGLGRGPVTGGHMTSMSTYTPATVEVLQQLRLQPGQRFLDLGTGPGITLALAAAVIGPGGATGVERDPHMREFARHHLDRLGLGAEVVEGDALDGHPTGAPYDRIHSGIGVPCLPRAWAEQLAPGGTLLTTLTTRTPSWPGQLSVTRTPQGGLRTLLRGRPRGYRPLLGFRWLTAVDHRDRITADPGRPRPTRLPPPADDAHGFWVAAAYLAPGLVRDFQAETMTVVAPEEDSWAVAGPGDGTVRVHGPRDVWAELEGLHDRWHQAGRPDTYRVELPDGDGPQHVTSGTGPKALTWTLPPCPTLPRQPSSPAGRGSLDSLQEGT, translated from the coding sequence ATGAACGCGTCCCGGCTCACGTCCCTGGACACCCCGCACCCACCGATGCCTGTCGGCCTGCTCGCCGCCGCGACCGCAGCCCGCGCCTCGATGGTCGAGCGGCTCGTGGCCGACGGTGTGCTGACCGACCCGCGGCTGCGCGAAGCGCTCCTGCGTGTGCGACGGGAGGTGCTGCTCCCCCACGCCTACGTCCGGGTCAGCGGCCCCGGCGCGGACCCGGTCGGCTGGCGGCTCCTGGACGGCTCCCACCCGGGCGACCGGGCGGAGTGGCTCGACCTCGTGCACAGCGGCGAGTCCGTCCTCCTCCAGCGCGACGGAGAAGCGCTGACCGGCCTCGGCCGGGGGCCGGTGACCGGCGGCCACATGACCTCCATGAGCACCTACACCCCGGCCACCGTCGAAGTCCTCCAGCAACTCCGGCTCCAGCCGGGGCAGCGGTTCCTGGACCTGGGCACAGGGCCGGGGATCACCCTCGCGCTCGCCGCCGCCGTCATCGGTCCCGGCGGCGCGACCGGGGTCGAACGGGATCCGCACATGCGCGAGTTCGCCCGGCACCACCTCGACCGGCTCGGCCTGGGCGCGGAGGTGGTCGAAGGCGACGCGCTGGACGGGCATCCCACGGGGGCGCCGTACGACCGTATCCACTCCGGCATCGGCGTGCCCTGCCTCCCCCGGGCCTGGGCCGAACAACTCGCCCCCGGCGGAACGCTGCTGACCACCCTCACGACCCGAACGCCCAGCTGGCCCGGGCAGTTGTCCGTCACCCGCACACCGCAGGGCGGGCTCCGGACCCTCCTGCGGGGACGGCCGCGCGGATACCGGCCCCTGCTCGGCTTCCGGTGGCTCACGGCCGTCGACCACCGGGACCGGATCACGGCCGATCCCGGGCGGCCGCGCCCGACCCGGCTGCCCCCGCCCGCGGACGACGCCCACGGCTTCTGGGTCGCCGCGGCCTACCTGGCACCGGGGCTGGTCCGCGACTTCCAGGCCGAGACGATGACCGTCGTCGCCCCCGAGGAGGACTCCTGGGCGGTGGCCGGCCCCGGCGACGGCACCGTCCGCGTCCACGGGCCGCGCGATGTGTGGGCCGAACTGGAGGGCCTCCACGACCGCTGGCACCAGGCCGGGCGACCGGACACGTACCGGGTCGAGCTGCCGGACGGCGACGGTCCGCAACACGTCACCTCCGGTACCGGTCCGAAGGCTCTCACCTGGACGCTGCCCCCGTGCCCCACTCTCCCCCGCCAGCCCTCGTCACCCGCCGGGCGCGGCTCCCTCGACTCGCTTCAGGAAGGCACCTGA
- a CDS encoding NUDIX domain-containing protein, protein MPPTRSHIRATTEAYLARHPRERDALSGLLALLDGPAEPTSRAALPGHITCSAAVVDRNRRVLHIGHRASGKLLAPGGHVEEDRTLLAAALREVCEETGLRPGDLCLTPQFLGAPVDIDVHDIDAGPAGGEPAHRHFDFRFAFYLTAAEPPPLTPRHEEVTCARWLDLADIGSPTLRAKLLAAEAHGLDGRPEPVNASVLIHDGNGRYLLHLRDHRDGIWEPWSLALLGGGREPGDADLEATLRRELAEEAPGLEPTGLTPYAVEAATGVDGLSVPVQVYEGRWSGHPDSVDLREGVLLRWFTVDMLDRVRLSSGLGGLIRRHAAERPMPGGPRTKGTPPAPRRDRDATPSGAELHVVGVHLFLRDDDGRILLGLRHPDSAYGGGRWHLPAGHCERESAVACLVREAREEANLVIDPAHVEFVHLVHLAGPDDTRPRLQLFFQAHSWSGIPEVREPDRCLEWRWWAPESCPAELVPYTRTAIADILAGRTYAQRGWK, encoded by the coding sequence GTGCCACCCACCCGCTCCCACATCCGTGCGACCACCGAGGCGTACCTGGCCCGGCATCCGCGGGAGAGGGACGCCCTCTCCGGGCTCCTCGCCCTCCTCGACGGGCCCGCCGAGCCGACGAGCCGTGCGGCGCTGCCCGGTCACATCACGTGCAGCGCCGCGGTCGTCGACCGGAACCGGCGTGTCCTGCACATCGGTCACAGGGCGTCGGGGAAGCTCCTCGCTCCCGGTGGTCACGTCGAGGAGGACCGGACCCTTCTGGCTGCCGCGCTGCGCGAAGTGTGCGAGGAAACCGGGCTCCGACCCGGGGATCTGTGCCTGACCCCGCAGTTCCTCGGCGCGCCGGTCGACATCGACGTCCACGACATCGACGCCGGCCCGGCAGGCGGCGAACCCGCGCACCGGCACTTCGACTTCCGCTTCGCCTTCTACCTCACGGCCGCGGAGCCACCGCCGCTCACGCCGCGGCACGAGGAAGTGACCTGCGCGCGGTGGCTCGACCTCGCCGACATCGGGTCGCCGACGCTGCGCGCCAAACTCCTGGCCGCCGAAGCCCACGGCCTCGACGGGCGTCCCGAGCCGGTCAACGCCTCCGTCCTGATCCATGACGGAAACGGCCGCTACCTGCTCCATCTGCGCGATCACCGGGACGGCATCTGGGAGCCGTGGTCCCTCGCCCTGCTGGGCGGCGGCCGCGAGCCGGGCGACGCCGACCTGGAAGCGACCCTGCGCCGTGAGCTCGCCGAGGAGGCGCCCGGCCTGGAACCCACCGGTCTGACGCCGTACGCCGTGGAGGCGGCGACCGGCGTCGACGGCCTCAGCGTGCCCGTCCAGGTCTACGAAGGCCGCTGGAGCGGGCACCCCGACTCCGTGGACCTGCGCGAAGGCGTCCTCCTGCGGTGGTTCACCGTAGACATGCTCGACCGGGTGCGCCTGAGCTCCGGCCTCGGCGGCCTGATCCGCCGACACGCGGCCGAACGTCCGATGCCCGGCGGCCCGCGCACGAAGGGAACGCCTCCCGCGCCGCGACGTGACCGGGACGCGACGCCGAGCGGGGCCGAACTCCACGTCGTCGGCGTACATCTGTTCCTCCGGGACGACGACGGCCGGATCCTTCTCGGCCTGCGCCACCCCGACTCCGCGTACGGGGGCGGTCGGTGGCACCTGCCGGCCGGACACTGCGAGCGGGAGTCCGCCGTCGCCTGCCTGGTGAGGGAGGCAAGGGAAGAGGCCAACCTGGTCATCGACCCGGCGCATGTCGAGTTCGTGCACCTGGTCCACCTCGCCGGCCCCGACGACACCCGACCGCGCCTCCAGCTCTTCTTCCAGGCCCATTCCTGGTCGGGCATCCCGGAGGTGCGCGAACCCGACCGCTGTCTGGAGTGGCGGTGGTGGGCGCCGGAGTCCTGTCCGGCGGAGCTGGTCCCGTACACCCGCACCGCCATCGCGGACATCCTCGCGGGCCGGACCTACGCGCAGAGGGGATGGAAGTGA